The Stappia sp. genome window below encodes:
- a CDS encoding ABC transporter permease encodes MTSQSTSANPLKIQARVIGALVLRETKVTFGAVQMGYLWAILEPVLGTAILTLIFSVVTRHPPIGTSFALFFATGIITYQLYSKLSSSLMAVFEANRGLMAYPLVKEVDVVIARFLLITMTYLFVFIVFFGGLILLGVADFPARLHIVLAAISFVALLGLGAGLINAVLLLLWPTWRRVEAIITRPLFFISGVFFIPDAFPPDIRYILSWNPLMHAIDWLRTGYYSAYSSETLDVPYMMGYVGILLVIAFAMERIYRKHQK; translated from the coding sequence ATGACCAGCCAGTCGACATCCGCAAACCCGCTCAAGATCCAGGCGCGTGTGATTGGGGCGCTGGTCTTGCGGGAAACGAAGGTCACTTTCGGGGCCGTGCAGATGGGCTACCTCTGGGCGATCCTGGAGCCTGTGCTTGGGACTGCGATCCTGACCCTCATCTTCTCGGTCGTGACGCGTCACCCGCCGATCGGAACGAGCTTCGCGCTGTTCTTCGCGACCGGGATCATTACCTATCAGCTCTACAGCAAGCTCTCGAGTTCGCTCATGGCTGTCTTCGAGGCCAATCGCGGGCTGATGGCTTATCCGCTGGTTAAAGAAGTGGACGTCGTGATTGCCCGATTTCTCCTTATCACGATGACTTATCTATTTGTATTTATTGTCTTCTTCGGCGGGCTCATCCTTCTCGGGGTGGCGGACTTTCCTGCCAGGCTCCACATCGTTCTCGCTGCAATATCGTTCGTGGCGCTGTTGGGTTTGGGCGCCGGCTTGATCAATGCGGTGCTTCTTCTTCTTTGGCCGACGTGGCGCCGCGTGGAAGCGATCATCACACGACCGCTCTTCTTTATTTCCGGCGTTTTCTTCATTCCCGACGCCTTTCCTCCCGACATCCGGTACATATTGTCGTGGAATCCCTTGATGCATGCGATCGATTGGCTTCGGACCGGCTACTACTCGGCCTACTCCAGCGAGACCCTCGACGTGCCCTATATGATGGGCTACGTAGGGATATTGCTTGTCATCGCCTTCGCGATGGAGCGTATTTACCGAAAACACCAGAAGTGA
- a CDS encoding DUF6716 putative glycosyltransferase, producing the protein MKVLALAGYDSFLNTVRLIAPYFRAEGCDVDFALVKARQRKQISSVQIDEMGLAAPVRTTTIDGLFKNDRIASYDIVLSCLEGMSTRRLFRHLAALPDKRPFVISVYPGLLLRYAYDGLSMRAPADRLWLNCPRDMDAYTAMCAAFGIDASNARVLGNGSVLERIDRRPDAADGPVVFFEQAIIPRYYEERKFLIEQLCALARRNPGREILIKARAAGKKATLHRTWHPIEHLLDEAAQSPAGVPDNLRLTEERASELLSRAAHCLTISSTVAVEALHAGVPTTLISDFGAHDDYGLPYFFGSGLLRPFDQVDLDAPPTCDDAWLSHATGNPTSTVAQLARDAVDAARMPHGALDPQRFTPMNSLAFETGIMKAWGMTYLIDRKFKSKRMPFSDLLRRFHRRKT; encoded by the coding sequence ATGAAAGTACTGGCGCTGGCAGGCTATGACTCGTTCCTCAACACGGTTCGACTGATCGCACCCTATTTCAGAGCAGAGGGCTGCGATGTGGACTTCGCGCTTGTCAAGGCGCGGCAGCGGAAGCAGATTTCCAGCGTCCAGATCGATGAGATGGGGCTCGCGGCCCCTGTGCGGACGACCACGATCGACGGCCTGTTCAAGAACGACCGGATTGCGTCCTACGACATCGTCCTGTCTTGCCTGGAAGGGATGTCGACGCGTCGCCTGTTTCGGCATTTGGCCGCACTCCCCGACAAGCGCCCGTTTGTGATCAGCGTCTATCCGGGGCTGCTCCTGCGGTATGCCTATGACGGCCTCTCGATGCGGGCGCCCGCGGACAGGCTCTGGCTCAATTGCCCAAGGGACATGGACGCCTACACCGCGATGTGTGCAGCCTTCGGCATCGATGCCTCGAACGCGCGCGTGCTCGGAAACGGGTCCGTGCTGGAGCGCATCGACCGCCGTCCGGACGCGGCCGACGGTCCGGTGGTGTTCTTCGAGCAAGCCATCATTCCGCGCTACTATGAAGAGCGTAAATTCCTCATCGAGCAGCTTTGCGCGCTGGCGCGACGCAACCCCGGGCGCGAGATCCTTATCAAGGCCCGCGCGGCCGGAAAGAAGGCGACGCTTCATCGAACCTGGCATCCGATCGAGCATCTTCTGGATGAGGCCGCGCAATCGCCGGCAGGCGTTCCCGACAACCTTCGTCTGACGGAGGAGCGCGCCAGCGAATTGCTGAGCCGGGCCGCCCACTGCCTGACCATTTCCTCGACGGTGGCGGTCGAAGCCCTGCATGCGGGGGTCCCGACCACCCTGATCTCCGATTTCGGGGCCCACGACGACTATGGGCTCCCCTATTTTTTCGGCTCCGGATTGTTGAGACCGTTCGATCAGGTCGACCTCGACGCCCCGCCGACGTGCGACGACGCATGGTTGTCCCACGCCACCGGGAACCCCACATCGACCGTCGCACAGCTCGCCCGGGACGCGGTCGACGCCGCCCGCATGCCGCACGGCGCCCTCGACCCGCAGCGGTTCACCCCCATGAACTCGCTTGCCTTCGAGACAGGCATCATGAAGGCGTGGGGAATGACCTATCTGATCGACCGAAAATTCAAATCGAAGCGGATGCCGTTTTCGGATCTTCTCCGGCGTTTTCATCGCAGGAAGACCTAG
- a CDS encoding ABC transporter ATP-binding protein, with amino-acid sequence MIRFRGVRKTYKLGGIRKVILDNLTLDFPADKNIALLGPNGAGKSTLMRLIAGAELPDRGRIKRPVNISWPLGFSGGFNGSMTGVENARFVARLYGEDPDYVIDFVEEFAELGKSMHLPIKTYSSGMKARLAFGVSMAINFSYYLVDEITAVGDSKFKEKCNEYFEKKLETSKIIMISHSNGVLRRYCEVGYVLENAGLKYFGDVEDAISYYEDSQKTAS; translated from the coding sequence ATGATAAGGTTCCGGGGAGTTCGGAAGACCTACAAGCTTGGCGGCATTCGAAAGGTTATCCTCGACAATCTCACGCTCGATTTTCCGGCGGACAAGAACATTGCGCTTCTCGGGCCGAACGGAGCGGGAAAGTCGACCTTGATGCGCCTGATTGCCGGGGCCGAACTGCCCGATCGCGGTCGCATCAAACGCCCGGTCAACATCTCTTGGCCGCTCGGCTTCTCGGGAGGCTTCAACGGGTCCATGACGGGCGTGGAGAACGCGCGCTTCGTCGCGCGCCTGTATGGCGAGGATCCGGATTATGTCATCGATTTCGTTGAAGAATTCGCCGAGCTCGGGAAGTCGATGCACCTCCCGATCAAAACCTATTCGAGCGGTATGAAAGCGCGGCTTGCCTTTGGCGTGAGCATGGCGATCAACTTCAGTTATTATCTGGTCGACGAAATAACCGCGGTTGGCGACTCGAAGTTCAAGGAAAAATGCAATGAATACTTCGAGAAAAAACTCGAGACATCAAAAATCATCATGATCTCGCATAGCAACGGCGTCCTGCGGCGGTATTGCGAGGTGGGGTATGTTTTGGAAAACGCGGGACTGAAGTATTTTGGGGATGTGGAAGACGCCATTTCCTACTACGAAGACAGTCAGAAGACGGCGTCTTGA
- a CDS encoding tetratricopeptide repeat protein: protein MPSVLLFADMDSQIIGALPFARSFATAGWDVTFCVPRPDHIPAPLLRSVQDDFAIVSEPIVTLAFSDLLDGVDAVGIFAAGSKIARFRADMALVFAMAGSRPFIFTGYNGVVYERYEEGVFWRLGYDVICLNGPRDALLFQAAVTGSRFAHQPYVITGLNKPRTESLPTPRPTAVFAEQVIVPQTYTERRWMFRGLSALAAHNPDWDLIIKPRIRPGERTFHRSVLHPEQAIRRAPANLRMSYESLETLLASASLLLTVSSTSFFDAIAARVPVAVIGDFGVRNSIGTHYFANSGVVTYLRTPEKLEDIVTRQPSKDWLYASGATDAHSPETLIEAIGRWTPGPLPEAMPVEQMAPLSSTEAAASAADRAVSHGNTALRNRNFRGALTSFASALEAEPACEPAVRGLVTALLETGEIEEARKHYETFPQIVRANQNRKTPLSSVVAKTIARLGASLSLRP from the coding sequence ATGCCCTCGGTTCTTTTGTTTGCCGATATGGACAGCCAGATTATCGGCGCCCTGCCCTTCGCCCGCAGTTTTGCAACTGCCGGCTGGGACGTGACATTCTGCGTGCCCAGGCCCGACCACATACCCGCCCCGCTGCTTCGTTCCGTGCAGGACGACTTCGCAATCGTGAGCGAGCCAATCGTCACCCTCGCCTTTTCAGATCTGCTGGATGGCGTCGATGCGGTCGGCATCTTCGCCGCAGGATCGAAGATCGCCCGGTTTCGCGCGGACATGGCGCTGGTCTTTGCCATGGCCGGATCGCGACCGTTCATCTTCACCGGCTACAATGGCGTGGTCTACGAGCGTTATGAAGAAGGCGTCTTCTGGCGCCTGGGTTACGATGTCATCTGTCTGAACGGCCCCAGGGACGCGCTGCTGTTCCAGGCCGCGGTCACGGGGAGCCGCTTCGCGCATCAGCCGTATGTGATCACCGGCCTCAACAAGCCGAGGACCGAATCCCTGCCGACGCCGCGACCCACAGCCGTATTTGCCGAACAGGTCATCGTCCCGCAGACCTACACGGAACGACGCTGGATGTTCCGTGGCCTGAGCGCGCTTGCGGCCCACAATCCGGACTGGGATCTCATTATCAAGCCAAGGATCCGGCCCGGCGAGCGCACGTTTCACCGAAGCGTTCTTCACCCGGAGCAGGCGATCCGGCGCGCGCCCGCCAATCTGCGCATGTCCTACGAGAGCCTGGAGACCCTGCTGGCCAGCGCCAGCCTGCTTCTGACCGTGTCGAGCACCAGTTTCTTCGACGCCATCGCCGCCCGGGTTCCCGTTGCCGTGATTGGCGACTTCGGGGTCAGGAATTCGATCGGAACCCACTATTTTGCGAACTCGGGCGTGGTGACCTATCTGCGCACACCGGAAAAACTCGAGGACATCGTCACACGGCAGCCCTCGAAGGACTGGCTCTATGCCTCGGGCGCGACAGACGCACACTCTCCCGAGACCCTGATCGAGGCCATCGGCCGCTGGACCCCGGGCCCTCTCCCCGAGGCGATGCCGGTCGAGCAGATGGCCCCTCTGTCCTCGACGGAAGCGGCTGCCTCGGCTGCGGATCGCGCGGTATCGCACGGCAATACAGCGCTGCGGAACCGGAACTTTCGCGGCGCGCTGACCTCCTTTGCATCCGCCCTGGAAGCCGAACCAGCCTGCGAACCGGCGGTGCGGGGCCTCGTGACCGCCCTTCTGGAAACGGGCGAGATCGAAGAAGCCAGAAAACACTACGAGACATTCCCTCAGATCGTCCGCGCAAATCAGAACAGGAAAACGCCCCTCTCGTCGGTCGTCGCAAAGACCATTGCCCGGCTGGGGGCCTCCCTGTCCCTCCGGCCCTGA
- the pseC gene encoding UDP-4-amino-4,6-dideoxy-N-acetyl-beta-L-altrosamine transaminase, with the protein MIPYGRQDIAEADLDAVNAVLLGDFITQGPAIRGFEQDLEAYCGVRHVIAMSSATAALHLACLALDLGPGDRLWTSPNTFVASSNAALYCGADVDFIDIDPQTYGMCLDELETRLAAAERDGTLPKIVMPVHFAGQPCDMERLGRLREQYGFRVIEDASHCIGGDYRDGKIGNCAYSDITVFSFHPVKIITTAEGGVATTNDAELAARLNRLRTHGITRDPAQMKGTPHGGWYYEQIDLGYNYRITDIQAALGRSQLTRLDSYIDTRHALREVYDARLADLPITLPYQPAFQRSGLHLYPILINDDAPVDRAEAFDRLRGLGIGVNVLYIPVYLQPYYAGLGFKPGHCPRAEDYYRRMLAIPMYATLSAEDQATVIEALHKVLS; encoded by the coding sequence ATGATCCCCTACGGTCGCCAGGACATCGCCGAGGCGGATCTCGATGCCGTGAACGCCGTGCTTCTGGGGGACTTCATCACCCAGGGGCCTGCGATTCGCGGTTTCGAGCAGGACCTTGAGGCCTATTGCGGTGTGCGGCACGTCATCGCGATGAGTTCGGCAACGGCGGCGCTGCATCTTGCGTGCCTCGCCCTCGATCTCGGCCCTGGCGATCGTCTGTGGACATCTCCCAACACATTCGTCGCCTCGTCCAACGCCGCGCTGTACTGCGGGGCGGATGTGGATTTCATCGACATCGATCCGCAGACCTACGGCATGTGTCTCGATGAGCTCGAGACACGGCTCGCGGCGGCCGAACGCGACGGGACACTCCCCAAGATCGTGATGCCCGTGCATTTTGCGGGGCAGCCCTGCGACATGGAGCGCCTGGGGCGGCTGCGCGAACAATACGGCTTCCGCGTGATCGAGGACGCCAGCCACTGCATCGGCGGTGACTACCGGGACGGGAAGATCGGAAATTGCGCGTATAGCGATATCACCGTCTTCTCGTTTCATCCGGTCAAGATCATCACGACCGCGGAGGGGGGCGTCGCAACGACGAACGATGCGGAACTCGCCGCGCGGCTCAACCGCTTGCGCACCCATGGCATTACGCGTGATCCGGCCCAGATGAAGGGAACTCCGCACGGAGGCTGGTATTACGAACAGATCGACCTTGGCTACAATTATCGGATTACCGATATCCAGGCGGCGCTGGGGCGGAGCCAGTTGACGCGTCTGGACAGCTATATCGATACACGGCATGCCCTGCGTGAGGTCTATGACGCCCGCCTGGCCGATCTGCCGATCACGCTTCCGTACCAGCCGGCGTTTCAGCGCTCGGGCCTGCATCTCTATCCGATCCTGATCAACGACGACGCCCCCGTCGATCGCGCCGAGGCATTCGACCGGCTGCGCGGACTGGGGATCGGGGTCAATGTGCTCTACATCCCGGTCTACCTTCAGCCGTATTATGCGGGACTGGGGTTCAAGCCGGGACATTGCCCCAGGGCGGAGGATTACTACCGCCGTATGCTGGCCATACCGATGTACGCCACGCTGTCGGCCGAGGATCAGGCCACGGTGATCGAGGCCTTGCACAAGGTCTTGAGCTGA
- a CDS encoding lipopolysaccharide biosynthesis protein, with product MSETAESKAASSAKAETSKVTEVKAKAPVIPLRIDKAAAAIARTTEFDLRPRALRHLAVKLSFILCVVIPTLCGAIYFAFIASDRYAAGAGFSVRSMDSSVAGGDFLGAITGLSSVGTTTTDSYILLEYLRSRELLESLREDIDFQRAYGGEDVDFFYRLDVSAPIEDIVAYWDWMISTSYDNTSSILTFEVQAFSPEDAERVADLIVGYSQNLINRLSEQARNDAVEFAKKEVASAELRLKIIREEMRDFRSTSNAIDPTASAAAQVELVAGIERELIDLRSRLGSMLTSLDPDAPSVRQIRQQIESLEQELRLKQNEVGVRTSDDPSVGSNLSGLLADYERLKVEQEFAQQAYATALSSLERARMEADRQQRFLAVFKSPSLPQQAIYPQRLLNTGLVFLVALILWSIGVLIAYSIRDHMR from the coding sequence ATGTCTGAAACGGCGGAAAGCAAGGCGGCGAGTTCGGCCAAGGCCGAAACCTCCAAGGTGACTGAGGTCAAGGCCAAGGCGCCGGTCATTCCCTTGAGGATCGACAAGGCCGCGGCCGCGATCGCGCGGACGACGGAATTCGACCTGCGCCCGCGCGCGCTGCGTCACCTGGCGGTCAAGCTTTCCTTCATCTTGTGCGTCGTGATCCCGACATTGTGCGGTGCGATCTATTTCGCCTTCATCGCATCCGATCGCTATGCAGCCGGGGCGGGGTTTTCGGTCCGCAGCATGGACAGCTCGGTGGCGGGAGGGGACTTCCTGGGCGCGATAACCGGGTTGTCGAGCGTGGGCACCACCACGACCGATTCCTACATCCTGCTTGAGTATCTGCGAAGCCGGGAACTCCTCGAGAGCCTCAGAGAGGATATCGATTTTCAGCGTGCCTATGGGGGAGAGGACGTCGATTTCTTCTATCGGCTCGATGTTTCGGCTCCGATCGAAGATATCGTTGCGTATTGGGATTGGATGATATCCACGTCCTACGACAACACATCCTCCATCCTCACGTTCGAAGTCCAGGCGTTCAGTCCGGAAGATGCGGAGCGGGTGGCCGATCTGATCGTCGGCTACTCCCAGAACCTCATCAACAGGCTGTCCGAGCAGGCGCGCAACGATGCCGTTGAATTCGCCAAGAAGGAAGTCGCCTCCGCCGAATTGCGCCTCAAGATCATCCGGGAGGAGATGCGCGACTTCCGCTCGACTTCGAATGCCATCGATCCGACCGCCAGTGCGGCGGCGCAGGTCGAGCTTGTTGCCGGGATCGAGCGTGAATTGATCGACTTGCGTTCCCGTCTCGGGTCGATGCTGACGTCCCTCGATCCGGACGCTCCCTCGGTGCGGCAGATCCGGCAGCAGATCGAGTCGCTCGAGCAGGAGTTGCGGCTCAAGCAGAATGAGGTCGGTGTGCGGACGAGCGATGATCCGTCGGTCGGATCGAATCTCTCCGGCCTTCTCGCGGACTATGAACGGCTGAAGGTCGAACAGGAATTCGCCCAGCAGGCCTATGCGACGGCCCTGTCCTCGCTCGAGCGCGCTCGCATGGAAGCGGATCGCCAGCAACGCTTCCTTGCGGTCTTCAAGAGCCCCTCTCTGCCCCAGCAGGCAATCTATCCGCAGCGTCTGCTCAACACGGGCCTCGTCTTTCTCGTGGCGTTGATCCTTTGGAGCATCGGCGTCCTGATCGCCTACTCGATCCGCGACCACATGCGATAA
- a CDS encoding DUF2793 domain-containing protein, with protein sequence MTTTARLSLPLIAANQAQKHITHNEAVIALDGLVQLSVKSASAPAPPPAVSEGDLYLVAPGGTDAWSGQDRTIAAWSDGTWTFQAPREGWRCWIEDEARLVVFTGATWQDVRPAPDGSIRIAELAVNAEPSSENRLTVSAQSILFDHDGGDQQVKVNKAATVDTASLLFQSGYTGHAELGLTGSNDLSFKVSDDGAAWVYAMHIDAATGQVGIGTSAPEAPLHLNGTFLVSGGARLSGSAHPHLYRLGGNLNIEGRTDGGAGGQIRLATEGTERVCIAADGHVGIGTTSPEERVDVAGLTRAHGFYSGEILIAPDGVATVTPPVKSGLIVVSNNPYSDYPQSHRAGAALFDVGITPWATMAFGGGYFGVFATDVTGTTGTPTHVTVGVVEDAIRIESRLTSTTAIRYTIIG encoded by the coding sequence ATGACGACCACCGCACGCTTGTCTCTGCCCCTCATCGCGGCCAACCAGGCGCAAAAGCACATCACGCACAATGAGGCAGTCATCGCCCTGGATGGACTTGTCCAGCTGTCCGTTAAGTCCGCAAGCGCGCCCGCCCCGCCCCCCGCCGTGTCCGAAGGCGATCTCTATCTGGTCGCACCCGGCGGCACCGACGCCTGGTCCGGACAGGACCGGACGATCGCCGCCTGGTCCGACGGGACGTGGACCTTTCAGGCCCCGCGCGAGGGGTGGCGATGCTGGATCGAGGACGAGGCGCGCCTGGTCGTCTTCACCGGCGCGACCTGGCAAGACGTCAGGCCCGCCCCCGATGGCTCGATCCGGATCGCGGAACTGGCCGTCAATGCAGAGCCGAGCTCGGAAAACCGCCTGACCGTCAGCGCGCAAAGCATCCTTTTCGACCACGACGGCGGCGATCAGCAGGTCAAGGTCAACAAGGCGGCGACGGTCGACACCGCAAGTCTCCTGTTTCAGTCCGGCTACACAGGCCACGCAGAGCTGGGTCTGACCGGGAGCAACGACCTCTCGTTCAAGGTCAGCGACGATGGGGCAGCATGGGTGTACGCCATGCATATCGACGCCGCGACGGGGCAGGTCGGGATCGGGACCAGCGCGCCGGAAGCGCCGCTGCATCTCAACGGGACATTTCTCGTGTCCGGCGGAGCCCGGCTGTCGGGCAGCGCCCACCCCCACCTCTATCGGCTTGGCGGCAACCTCAACATCGAGGGCCGCACGGATGGCGGAGCGGGCGGGCAAATCCGGCTTGCGACGGAAGGTACGGAACGGGTTTGCATTGCCGCCGACGGCCATGTGGGCATCGGAACGACCTCTCCCGAAGAACGCGTGGATGTCGCCGGCCTGACCAGGGCCCACGGTTTCTATTCCGGCGAGATCCTGATCGCGCCGGACGGCGTTGCCACCGTGACCCCGCCGGTCAAGAGCGGCCTCATTGTCGTGAGCAACAATCCCTATTCGGACTACCCGCAATCCCATCGAGCCGGCGCGGCCCTTTTCGATGTGGGCATCACGCCTTGGGCGACCATGGCCTTCGGCGGCGGCTACTTCGGCGTCTTCGCCACCGACGTCACAGGGACGACCGGGACCCCGACTCACGTCACCGTCGGCGTCGTCGAGGACGCGATCCGGATCGAAAGCCGGCTCACATCGACAACGGCCATTCGCTACACAATCATTGGGTGA
- a CDS encoding class I SAM-dependent methyltransferase: MSNLFQIRQKISQRIPPDKRHIIQDVLYFFLYNVTPIRRCFFFNSGYVPSNDELADIEPFKDEILQATLCDVILWQNCKTHISPEAEILEIGCGLGGALHLARMRYPDARITAIDKSNAAVRRARKRAKDLDVTIQCSAAQDTPFENDRFDFIYSVGTASYVGLPPFVKEVSRIIKPGGIVSFSSGYTNATFQKHEKKIKKLCKDYGFELVSMSDITKNVFDAITADAGRREKLISKVPSPFRGYARDWADMPGTMRYQQYVEGKRLDYICALKKT; encoded by the coding sequence ATGTCCAACCTTTTTCAGATAAGACAAAAAATCTCTCAGCGAATTCCGCCCGACAAACGCCACATAATTCAGGATGTATTGTACTTCTTCTTGTATAATGTAACTCCGATCCGGCGCTGTTTTTTCTTTAACAGCGGCTACGTACCTTCCAATGACGAACTTGCCGATATCGAGCCGTTCAAGGATGAAATCCTGCAAGCGACTTTGTGCGACGTCATCCTCTGGCAGAACTGCAAGACGCACATCTCCCCTGAGGCAGAGATTCTCGAAATCGGCTGCGGTCTTGGCGGCGCGCTGCACCTGGCGCGCATGCGCTATCCCGATGCGCGCATAACGGCGATCGACAAGAGCAATGCCGCCGTCCGGCGTGCACGCAAGCGCGCGAAAGATCTCGATGTAACCATCCAGTGTTCTGCGGCCCAGGACACGCCGTTTGAAAACGACCGGTTCGATTTCATCTACAGCGTCGGCACAGCGAGCTATGTCGGTCTTCCGCCGTTCGTCAAAGAGGTATCGCGGATCATCAAACCGGGCGGAATCGTTTCGTTTTCTTCGGGCTACACGAATGCCACGTTCCAGAAACATGAAAAGAAAATTAAGAAACTCTGCAAGGACTACGGCTTCGAGTTGGTCAGCATGTCCGACATCACGAAGAATGTCTTCGATGCGATTACGGCCGACGCCGGACGCCGCGAGAAACTGATCTCGAAGGTGCCCTCGCCGTTCAGAGGCTATGCGCGAGATTGGGCCGACATGCCCGGGACCATGCGATATCAGCAGTATGTCGAGGGCAAGCGCCTTGACTACATCTGCGCACTCAAAAAGACCTAG
- the pseB gene encoding UDP-N-acetylglucosamine 4,6-dehydratase (inverting), with product MFDDKVILITGGTGSFGRKYVKTLLERYNPKKIIVFSRDELKQFDMAQTFDSPKMRYLIGDVRDRSRLVRAMEGVDYVIHAAALKQVPAAEYNPMECIKTNINGAQNVIHAALANDVEKVVALSTDKAANPINLYGATKLASDKLFVAANNMVGPKRTRFSVARYGNVVGSRGSVVPFFEKLIANGAESLPITDKNMTRFWISLQQGVDFVLKNFERMYGGEIFVPKIPSVRITDLATAMAPDLGQHEIGIRPGEKLHEIMCPADDSHLTLEFDEHFVLQPTIRFHDRDIDFETSAIGEVGKRVERGFEFNSGTNDHFLTVDEIVSFNRVAMQ from the coding sequence ATGTTTGATGACAAAGTTATTCTGATCACCGGCGGCACCGGCAGCTTTGGTCGAAAGTATGTAAAGACCCTGCTGGAGCGCTACAACCCGAAGAAAATCATCGTATTTTCGCGGGATGAACTCAAGCAGTTCGACATGGCACAGACGTTCGACAGTCCCAAGATGCGGTATCTGATCGGTGACGTGCGTGACAGAAGTCGCCTCGTGAGGGCGATGGAAGGTGTTGACTATGTCATCCACGCCGCCGCGCTGAAGCAGGTTCCTGCCGCCGAATACAATCCGATGGAATGTATCAAGACGAACATCAACGGTGCGCAGAACGTCATTCACGCCGCGCTCGCCAATGATGTCGAGAAGGTCGTCGCGCTGTCCACGGACAAGGCGGCAAATCCGATCAATCTGTACGGTGCGACAAAGCTTGCCTCGGACAAGTTGTTCGTCGCCGCAAACAACATGGTCGGCCCCAAGCGGACGCGATTCTCGGTGGCGCGCTACGGGAACGTCGTCGGATCGCGCGGCTCCGTCGTGCCGTTCTTCGAGAAGCTGATCGCCAATGGCGCGGAAAGCTTGCCGATCACCGACAAGAACATGACCCGCTTCTGGATTTCGCTGCAGCAGGGCGTGGACTTCGTTCTCAAGAATTTCGAGCGGATGTACGGCGGTGAGATCTTCGTTCCGAAGATTCCTTCGGTGCGGATCACCGACCTTGCCACCGCGATGGCGCCGGACCTCGGCCAGCATGAGATCGGCATTCGTCCGGGCGAAAAGCTGCACGAGATCATGTGCCCGGCCGATGACAGCCATCTGACGCTGGAGTTCGACGAGCACTTCGTGTTGCAGCCGACGATCCGCTTCCATGACCGCGATATCGACTTCGAGACCAGTGCGATCGGTGAAGTGGGCAAGCGCGTGGAGCGCGGCTTCGAGTTCAATTCGGGAACGAATGACCACTTCCTGACCGTGGATGAGATCGTGTCCTTCAATCGGGTCGCGATGCAATGA